From the Nodularia sphaerocarpa UHCC 0038 genome, the window TCACAGAATATTTTTTCAAAAGTCATGGAAATTTAATTAGAGAAAAAATTATTGTTTAATAGTAAAACAAGACAATAATATTAGGTTAGGATGATGATTAAAGTAGAAACAAATTCGTAGGCGTTTATTCATGGCACAACTAACAGGATTGACATTTGGAGGTAATACCTGGACACCTAAATTTGCCCAGGAAATTGACTATGAAAAATGTATCGGCTGTGGCAGATGCTTTAAGATATGTGGTCACAATGTATTATCTTTGAAAGCTCTCAACGAAGAGGGGGAATTTGTAGAGGATGAAGATGATGATGAAATTGAGCGCAAAGTAATGGTTGTTGCTCACCCAGAAAACTGTATTGGCTGTGAGGCTTGTTCACGGATATGTCCCAAGAATTGCTACAGCCATACTGTTTTAGACAATTAAGGCTTTGGGGATTGGCTTAAAGTTTTTTCTGGTTATAAAGGGTACTCTGGAAATAACGCACGAAGGCACAAAGCAAGGTAATTAGAGGGGAATTATAGATACTTACTGTAACTAGCAAAGAGTTCACGGTAAACAGAATTGTAAATCTTAAATTGTTAGTTATTAACAAATTCATACTTGCGGCTAAACTAGTCTGATCCATATTAAGGCTAATGGTGTCATTTTGGAGTACCTAACTTTTTTTTCACTAGAAGCATCTGGCATTACAAGAATTTAAATATAGTCTTAAGTTTTGGGGGTTCAGATATAAAGTTATCTGGAAAATTCCCCCAATTTTTGTCAGAGTGAGATAGAAAGTGAATAAGTGAAAACAAAAAACGTTGATTTGTGAGACAGCGTAGATATTTACAACCAAATGGCCGGATTTGAGCCTGTAAGTTATCGCCATGCGGCTGCTCTGCGTGTGGAATTAGCAACGCCAGAGTTAGACTTTCTCATTTGGATTGTGCTATTCACATTGGTTTACATTCTCACGCTGTTTTAAAAGTGATACCAATTGTGTTTATTTGTGGTTAATTCATTCTTCGCTTTTATCGTGTCTGTTATTTAAGAGAAACAAACCGCAGACCAGCCTTCTCTTGGAGAGGCTTGTCTGCGACACGCTACGCGAACGCCAACGGCATAGCTAGAGCCTCCGGCACGCTACCGCGAAAGCTTATGGCGCTAGCCTCTCCCTTTGGGAGAAGTACACAAAGGAAGAAGAAAGAACAAAGAACAAAGAACAAAGAAGAAAGAAGAAAGGAAATTCAGCGCACACTGACAAAAAAAATAGTACGACTAGGGAGTGGTAAATTATTACTTCCTGTTCCCCATCAAAGGAGATGATTATGCAACTTGATCCAAATCGATTTTCATGGTTTCAGGTTCCAGAAGATGTCAAAAATTTGTTAATCTTGGCAGCACAAACTTGGGAAAATACCTCAGAATCAGAAAAGTATATTCATCAAGCTTTAGCTAAGGCTGGGGAAAATACCGAAATTTTAGTATCAGCATATAGATTTTTTTATTATAAGAATAATTATCCCCTAGCGCTACAAACTGCAACTAAAGTTTTAGATAAAATTAAAGAAGTAGAAAATTTTCCAGATGATTGGGAACAACTCCAGCCCATATTAGTTAAACGGCAACAGGAACCCCAAATCAGATTGTACTTGAATGCTTATGCCGCTTCTGGAATGGTATTAGCAAATTTAGGGGAATTTGAGCAGGCGAAAGAAATCAGTATTCGAGTCAAACAAATTGATGAAAACAATGATTTTGGAGCCGGAATCCTCCTGGATATTTTGACACGTCCACCAGATGAAGACGATTAGTTAACCATCAAGAATCAACAGCCATGAATAGTTTTTCTATCTACCAACCCATTTCATTATCTGCGACTGAAACTTCTAACCCTTTTTTACCTGTGCTTACCATCACTCCTTTACCTCCTCGTCCTGGTACTCCTAGTAATCTTACTCCTCCTATATTCGTGTTACCCCAGTCTTCTCAATTGATGATTTAATGATGATCAAAGGTAAGGATTGGCTGGTAACTGGAGATGGTGAATATCAGGCTTGTAAATCCGTGAGAGCATGGGATTTATTGCGGGAGAATTATCGCCTCTATCGGTTTTTAACTGAGGTGGAAGATGTTCTCAATGGGGTAGACGACGAATCTAGTCGTTTACCAGAAATCCGAATGCTTGTGAGGCGCTTGATTGTAAATTCCTACTGGGTACAAAGTCAATATTCAGAACCTGATCCTGAAACGGGAAACTCTGTTTTGCTCCTGTACGATGAATTGGGTTTTCCCTTGACTGTGCAAACAGTCACATTTGCACCGGGAACTCGTTCAACTATTCATAATCACGGGACCTGGGGAGTTGTGGCTGTGTTAAAAGGTCAAGAAAAAAACACTTCTTGGCGACGTACCCACAGCCCCGATTCTGGAGACAAAATTGCACCTACGGGAGAAATAACTTTATTTCCAGGAGATATTGTCAGCTTCACTCCCGATGCAATTCACAGTGTAGAAGCAGTGGGTGAGGAACCAACAGTGACTTTTAATGTTTATGGAGAAACTGATCCGCAAGAGAGGTTCGAGTTTAACTCAGTTACCCATACAGCGAAAAAGTTTTGATGAGGGGAATCTCAAAAGATGAATCATACAGCAGTGTTCATTTAGATGAAGTAGATATTCATCTGTGTTCATCTGTGTACTCTGCGAGAAGCCGCTAACGCGTCTACATCTGTGGTTGATTATTTCTTACTACACTCAACTGCGCGTTGTAGCGTCTGGTAAGAGAAAGTTTATTTGGATAATTTCTTTCCGGAAAAACCCTGAGAAAATTAGGAGTAAGTGGAATGGCTAGAATAATTTTCTATGAAAAGCCAGGTTGTAAAGGTGGTGTTAAGCAAAAAGTTTTGCTAACTGCTGCTGGTCATGAGGTTGTCGTG encodes:
- the fdxB gene encoding ferredoxin III, nif-specific, producing the protein MAQLTGLTFGGNTWTPKFAQEIDYEKCIGCGRCFKICGHNVLSLKALNEEGEFVEDEDDDEIERKVMVVAHPENCIGCEACSRICPKNCYSHTVLDN
- a CDS encoding cupin, which produces MKGKDWLVTGDGEYQACKSVRAWDLLRENYRLYRFLTEVEDVLNGVDDESSRLPEIRMLVRRLIVNSYWVQSQYSEPDPETGNSVLLLYDELGFPLTVQTVTFAPGTRSTIHNHGTWGVVAVLKGQEKNTSWRRTHSPDSGDKIAPTGEITLFPGDIVSFTPDAIHSVEAVGEEPTVTFNVYGETDPQERFEFNSVTHTAKKF